The nucleotide window CAGAATTAAATAAGCCGGATAAAAAAATTATCACCGTAGAAGACCCTGTGGAATATCGGCTCCCCCGTATCAGCCAGGTGCAACTGCACGAAAAAATTGGTTTAAATTTTGCGAGTGTCTTGCGCGCAACCTTGCGTCAAGACCCGGATATTTTGTTAGTCGGTGAGATCCGCGATGCTGAATCAGCCGAGATTGCACTGCGTGCCTCCATGACAGGCCACATGGTGTTATCGACTTTACACACCAATGATGCGGTGACCTCAGCATTGCGTTTAATGGATATTGGTGTTGATGGCTATTTGGTAGCAACTGCATTGAAAGCTATTGTGGCGCAGCGGTTGGTGCGTCGTATTTGTAATAGCTGTATTCAGCCGCACACACCGGATGCAAACGAACGCCAGTTGCTGGCAACCATCGGCAAAGGGCGCGATTACAGCAACGTACCCTTTAAACAGGGGGCAGGTTGCCCGCATTGCCACAACACGGGTTATCGCGGTCGCATCGGTATTTTTGAAATGTTGGAATTGAACCATGCAATGGCTGATGCACTGCGTATGAACGACATTAATGCTTTCACTCATGCGGCTAATGCTGTCCCGAATTTTGTCACCCTAAGCGAAGCTGCTTTGGGTTATGCAATAGAAGGTAAAACCACACTTGAAGAAGTGATGAGTATTTCTGCACAGATAGATGAAATCTAATCCTTAACGTTGAAAGGAGTTGGATAAATACTGATTATGGCAATCTACGAATTTAAAGGCCGCAATGCAGAAGGTCGCCCCATTACGGGCCAACTGGATGCCTCCAGTCAGGATGCAGCCGTCAACCAATTATTAGGCCGCGGCATCACACCGGTTGATGTTAATGAATTTATTGAAAAATTAAGCTTGTCTGAACGTTTTACCCGTGCGACTAACCGCGGCAAAGTGGAAACGGTTGAGCTGATTATGTTTTGCCGGCAAATGCACACCATTACGCGAGCGGGAATTCCGTTGGTAAAAGGCTTGCGTGGGTTATCGGCATCGTTGCGCAATTATACGTTTCAGCAAACGCTGCTCGATGTGATCGAGCGACTGGAAGCGGGTGTGGAATTATCGACTGCCATGCGCGCGCATCCCAAAATATTCAATAATCTATTTGTCAGCTTGGTGAGCGTAGGTGAAAACTCGGGCCGCTTGGATTTGGTATTCAAGCAGCTCAGTGAATACATGGAGCGCGATTTGGCGACCATGAAAAGTATCAAAACGGCACTGCGCTATCCTTCGTTTGTATTGATTGCAATTTCTATCGCGATTGTGATTATCAACATCAAAGTGATTCCAGCATTTGCTGGAATGTTTGAAAAATTCGGCGCACAACTTCCATTGCCAACACGAATATTGATTGGCATATCGGATTTTTTTGTTAACTACTGGATGTACTTATTCGCTGTTATTGTCGCAGTCATTGCATGGGCATATCACTATGTGAACACACCGGAAGGCAGCCGTGTGTGGGGGCGTAAAAAACTCAAGCTGATTGTAGTGGGCGATATTATTGAGCGCGCCTCCCTTGCGCGTTATGCGCGTTCATTTGGGCTAATGCTCAATGCAGGCTTACCGCTTTCCAACGCATTGGAGCTAAGTGCGCGTGCAGTTGATAACCCCTATCTGGGCGACAAAATCCGCAACATTCGCACCGGCGTAGAGCGGGGTGAAGGATTGTTTCAAACCCATTTGGTAAGCGGCATGTTTACGCCCTTGGTGTTGCAGATGATTTCGGTAGGGGAAGAGAGCGGTCAGGTCGATGCGCTGCTTGCCGAAGTTGCTGCTTTTTATGAAAGCGAAGTGGAATACGATGTAAAACAACTTAGCGACCGGATCGAGCCCATCATGATCGTCATTATGGCGGGGTTCGTTACAGTGCTGGCGCTGGGTATCTTCTTGCCGATGTGGGATATGTACAGCATCCAAAAGTGAGGCGCACTTGATCCAATCCTACCATCACGGGCGGTTTGAGCTTTTTGTTAGCTTAATCGTTATTTCAATTATTGCGTTGGCGGCATTGGGCCGTTATGCCTTTATGGCAGCTGATGCACGCATATTGCGCCTGGAGGTTCTATCACACCATTTTATGACGGGCGCAGCGAATGTGCGTGTGCAGTATTTAATGGACAGTATCGCCAATAAAAATCAAGCGTCACAACAACCGTTGGCCATCGCCGATAAATTTCTCTATTTTTCACCGCAAGGCTGGCCCGCCTCTGTACAGGGAAGCGTTGCAAGCGATTACAAGCCGACCGATGAGGACTGTTACCAGTTGTGGCGGCTGCTTTTGCAAAACCCTGCGCCGATTGCCAAAGGTATGGCTGCAGAACCCAAGGGCGAATTCCGCTCACTAGCGTATGCCGGAGGGTGCCGTTATCAGTACGAGGATGGCAGTGCTTATTTTGATTACTCTCCCTTAATAGGTAGTTTGGCTTTTATGCCCGAAAGCCCTTAAGTGTTTCAACAGGCGGGTAATATTGGGGCTTAACATTAGTTAACTTATAAACTGGCATTCTTGGGAGTTTTAGCTATATTTCGGTATAAGTAACCTGAGTTTAATCCGCAAGTAGTGAGGCATGCGGCGTCATGGATGTTCAGAGTGCAACTCGGCGGTTACGAGTGCGCTATCAGTTAATTAGTTGTTATCTTTTCTTTTATCGGCGTGGAGCTTTGTTATGAAACAACAATCTGGTTTTACTTTGATTGAGTTGATTGCGGTAATTGTAATTTTGGGCATTTTGGCTGCGACAGCACTGCCTAGATTTGTGGATTTGTCCGATGCCGCCGAAGATGCTGCGGTACGTGGAGTTGCGGGTGCTCTTGGAAGTGCTGCGGCCATAAACCATGCAAACAACATCGCAATAGATGCAGGTTTAACTGCGCCAACTCCGATAGCAGTTACTACCTGTGAGGGTGTTGCCGCTGTGCTTGATGGAGGCGGATTACCTTCAACTGATTATGTGATTACAACAGGAACTGGAACACCGCTTGCTGGAGGTGGTATCGGTACTCAAGGCGGTTCTTCAACTTGTACGCTCACCTATAAAGGTAAGACAGCAACATTTGTTGGTTATGGCGTGACAAACTAATCTTTGTGTTGTGAGTAGTATAGATGTCAACTATCCATGAAACGTTGTGAACAAGGTTTTACTCTGATCGAGTTAGTCACCGTAATGATTTTGGTGGGTATTTTGTCGATCACTTTGTTTTCACGGATAGGTTCAGCTGGAACAGCCCCAGTACAATCAGGCCGCGATGATCTCATCGCGGCTTTGTTTTTTGCGCAGCAGCAAGCCATGATGCGGCCAAATATCACATTAGTACTTACAGCAAATTCGGTCAGTGTTAATGAAGATGGAAACCCGATACCAGTCGGTAGCGATTTTTATCCTTTGGATATGCCCAAAGGTGTAACCCTTCCTGCGCTGACGTTAAGCTATGACAAATTAGGCCGCACAACGGCTACAACAATAACCCTGACCGGTTCAGGCAATAGCAGTGGTGTGAGTGCCACTGTGCAAGTGGATGCCAGCGGCTATGCTTATGTGCCCTAACTACACACTGCATTGCGAACGTGAATCAGGCGTGAGCTTGATTGAGATGATTGTGTTTATTGTGGTGGTCAGCATTGCGCTATTGGCATTGGTGGGGGTTTATCGTCAGGCGACGATCACCAATGTTGATCCAATTGTCCGCACACAAGCGTTGGAAGCGGCGCAGTCCAAACTCGATGAAATTCTTGCATTGAAATATGATGCACAAACTCCAACGGGTGGTATTCCAGCGTGCAATAGTGCACAAGCGGGTTCGGTTGCATGTGACAACATTACCGAGGATAACTACAACGATGTGGACGATTACCATAACCGTACCGAACTTAATACCCCGGCTGCGGGCTATACACGCAGTGTGAATGTAACCACCAACACAAACATTAAAGTGATTACTGTCAGTGTCACAACACCCACTGGCGAAACAATTTTGCTTGCAGCAGAGCGAGCGAATTTTTAGTGAAGCACTATTCACTG belongs to Cellvibrio sp. pealriver and includes:
- a CDS encoding type II secretion system F family protein yields the protein MAIYEFKGRNAEGRPITGQLDASSQDAAVNQLLGRGITPVDVNEFIEKLSLSERFTRATNRGKVETVELIMFCRQMHTITRAGIPLVKGLRGLSASLRNYTFQQTLLDVIERLEAGVELSTAMRAHPKIFNNLFVSLVSVGENSGRLDLVFKQLSEYMERDLATMKSIKTALRYPSFVLIAISIAIVIINIKVIPAFAGMFEKFGAQLPLPTRILIGISDFFVNYWMYLFAVIVAVIAWAYHYVNTPEGSRVWGRKKLKLIVVGDIIERASLARYARSFGLMLNAGLPLSNALELSARAVDNPYLGDKIRNIRTGVERGEGLFQTHLVSGMFTPLVLQMISVGEESGQVDALLAEVAAFYESEVEYDVKQLSDRIEPIMIVIMAGFVTVLALGIFLPMWDMYSIQK
- a CDS encoding type II secretion system protein — translated: MKQQSGFTLIELIAVIVILGILAATALPRFVDLSDAAEDAAVRGVAGALGSAAAINHANNIAIDAGLTAPTPIAVTTCEGVAAVLDGGGLPSTDYVITTGTGTPLAGGGIGTQGGSSTCTLTYKGKTATFVGYGVTN
- a CDS encoding Tfp pilus assembly protein FimT/FimU produces the protein MKRCEQGFTLIELVTVMILVGILSITLFSRIGSAGTAPVQSGRDDLIAALFFAQQQAMMRPNITLVLTANSVSVNEDGNPIPVGSDFYPLDMPKGVTLPALTLSYDKLGRTTATTITLTGSGNSSGVSATVQVDASGYAYVP
- a CDS encoding MSHA biogenesis protein MshD yields the protein MLMCPNYTLHCERESGVSLIEMIVFIVVVSIALLALVGVYRQATITNVDPIVRTQALEAAQSKLDEILALKYDAQTPTGGIPACNSAQAGSVACDNITEDNYNDVDDYHNRTELNTPAAGYTRSVNVTTNTNIKVITVSVTTPTGETILLAAERANF